One part of the Meleagris gallopavo isolate NT-WF06-2002-E0010 breed Aviagen turkey brand Nicholas breeding stock chromosome 20, Turkey_5.1, whole genome shotgun sequence genome encodes these proteins:
- the UTS2R gene encoding urotensin-2 receptor produces the protein MSLTDELESHFSATPYMVTDTNESSLFRIRPNASVNATGDGAPAAGSMEDMIAICTIGTILSLMCVIGVTGNVYTLLVMCHYLRSSASMYIYIINLALADLLYLLTIPFIVGTYFIQKWYFGDIGCRILFSLDFLTMHASIFTLTVMSTERYFAVLKPLDTVKRSKSYRKAIAVVIWLVSLLLTLPMLIMIQLVQRDNKSICLPTWSKLSYKVYLTILFGTSIVGPGVIIGYLYIRLAKIYWVSQTASFKQTKRLPNQKVLYLIFTIVLVFWACFLPFWIWQLLFQYYESFTLSPKVMKNINYLTTCLTYSNSCINPFLYTLLTKNYREYLKNRQRTLSSSSGYFQRRNRFQRISGRSMSTSSQHCTETYVLAHAPLGNSSA, from the coding sequence ATGTCCCTGACTGACGAGCTGGAGAGCCACTTCTCTGCAACCCCCTACATGGTGACAGACACGAACGAGAGCAGCCTATTCCGAATCAGACCCAATGCCTCTGTCAATGCCACTGGGGATGGCGCACCAGCTGCTGGTTCCATGGAGGACATGATTGCCATCTGCACCATTGGGACGATCCTGTCCCTGATGTGTGTGATTGGGGTGACAGGCAACGTCTACACCTTGCTGGTGATGTGCCATTACTTGCGGTCGTCTGCCTCCATGTACATTTACATCATTAACCTCGCGCTGGCAGACCTGCTCTACCTTCTCACCATCCCTTTTATTGTTGGGACTTACTTCATCCAGAAATGGTACTTTGGGGACATTGGCTGTCGCATCTTGTTCAGCCTAGACTTCCTCACTATGCACGCCAGCATCTTCACCCTCACAGTCATGAGCACGGAACGCTACTTTGCTGTGCTGAAGCCCTTGGACACAGTGAAGAGGTCCAAGAGCTACCGAAAGGCCATCGCTGTTGTCATCTGGCTGGTGTCACTGCTGCTCACTCTCCCAATGCTCATCATGATCCAGCTGGTGCAAAGGGACAACAAAAGCATCTGCCTTCCCACCTGGAGCAAGCTGTCCTACAAAGTCTATCTCACCATCCTTTTTGGTACCAGCATCGTGGGCCCAGGGGTGATCATCGGTTACCTCTACATCCGATTAGCAAAGATTTACTGGGTGTCACAAACAGCATCCTTCAAGCAGACCAAGCGGCTGCCGAATCAAAAGGTGCTCTATTTGATCTTCACCATAGTGCTGGTGTTCTGGGCTTGCTTCTTGCCTTTCTGGATATGGCAGCTCCTCTTCCAGTATTATGAATCCTTCACGTTATCCCCCAAGGTGATGAAGAACATTAATTATCTGACAACCTGCCTGACCTACAGCAACAGCTGTATCAACCCCTTCCTCTACACCCTGCTCACCAAAAACTACCGGGAGTACCTGAAGAACAGACAGCGaaccctcagcagcagcagtgggtaCTTCCAAAGGAGGAATCGATTTCAGAGGATTTCAGGGAGATCCATGTCCACAAgcagtcagcactgcacagagacGTATGTTCTTGCTCACGCTCCTTTGGGAAACAGCAGTGCCTGA